The Myxocyprinus asiaticus isolate MX2 ecotype Aquarium Trade chromosome 31, UBuf_Myxa_2, whole genome shotgun sequence genome has a segment encoding these proteins:
- the LOC127422510 gene encoding myelin-associated glycoprotein-like isoform X3, whose translation MVQSETMKGLELLLLLLFLKDVSAQWNVWMPRDISAMTNTCVVIPCSFTYPSGVRPYRGVHGIWYFGQPYPQLFPPVVYKSRTDIVHESYKGRTKLLGDLTQKNCTLLINNIGVEHSGKYYFRADLGGANIFTFPDFTKLQVLDQPNIDVPEVIISDESLDLTCYVPDNCPDMSPEIHWMYTDYLPDPVFTPDNVEESNTAVLSSTLTFTPKPMHNGQLLGCRVHYPNKTFVYERLISLDIKYGPRTVWVNVSQDIMEGSSVVLHCDVDSNPAPTITWLFGDKELMSETASNASLPLENLTPEQEGVYTCVGDNGYGSMNTSMYLAVNYPPREPWINESLTVLEGSSVALQCISKGNPMPTLTWLKDGELVGTITAEEGSVLELHEITPQADGIYRCLAENEYGRASSSLNVTVEFAPVLLDDSKCTIVREGVQCVCIASGNPEPVIEFYLPDLNITINGTNNRFSYYMHTDGYTSTGMIKLRDKGERGNNGDTAVHVHCSISNMYGSETFRLELQQEKKYMMAVIVGTIGGVAVIAFIIAAVRYVGQNNKKETTVITNLLARLESWRGKS comes from the exons ATGTAAGTGCTCAGTGGAATGTGTGGATGCCCAGAGACATTTCAGCCATGACAAACACCTGTGTGGTTATACCTTGTTCATTCACATACCCCTCTGGCGTTAGGCCTTACAGGGGAGTTCATGGGATCTGGTACTTTGGCCAACCCTACCCCCAACTTTTCCCTCCTGTGGTGTATAAATCCCGGACAGATATTGTTCATGAAAGTTACAAAGGACGGACCAAGCTATTGGGTGACCTGACGCAAAAAAACTGCACGCTACTGATAAATAACATTGGCGTTGAACATTCTGGGAAGTACTACTTTCGTGCAGACCTGGGCGGAGCAAACATCTTCACGTTTCCTGACTTCACAAAACTGCAGGTGTTGG ATCAGCCCAACATTGATGTTCCAGAGGTAATAATCAGTGACGAGAGCCTGGACTTGACATGCTATGTCCCAGACAACTGTCCAGATATGAGTCCAGAGATCCACTGGATGTACACAGACTATCTGCCTGACCCTGTTTTCACCCCTGACAATGTTGAAGAAAGCAACACTGCTGTTCTGTCCAGCACTCTCACCTTCACACCCAAACCCATGCACAACGGTCAGCTGCTGGGCTGCCGGGTCCACTACCCAAACAAAACCTTTGTCTATGAACGCCTCATTTCTTTGGACATCAAGT ACGGCCCTCGAACTGTGTGGGTGAATGTGTCTCAAGACATAATGGAGGGGAGCTCTGTGGTCTTGCACTGTGATGTGGACAGTAATCCAGCTCCTACGATAACCTGGTTGTTTGGTGATAAAGAGCTGATGTCGGAAACTGCCTCAAATGCTTCGCTGCCCCTGGAGAACCTCACACCGGAACAGGAAGGCGTCTATACCTGTGTGGGTGACAATGGCTATGGAAGCATGAACACGTCCATGTATTTGGCAGTAAATT ATCCTCCACGAGAACCGTGGATCAATGAATCTCTGACAGTATTGGAGGGATCTTCAGTTGCTCTCCAATGCATCAGTAAGGGTAACCCGATGCCCACATTGACCTGGCTGAAGGATGGGGAGCTAGTGGGCACCATTACAGCAGAGGAGGGGTCTGTGCTGGAGCTGCACGAGATCACGCCGCAGGCCGACGGCATTTACCGCTGCCTAGCTGAGAATGAATATGGCCGAGCCAGCAGCTCACTCAACGTTACGGTAGAAT TTGCTCCAGTCCTCCTGGATGACTCTAAGTGCACTATAGTTCGGGAGGGCGTTCAGTGTGTATGCATTGCCTCTGGAAACCCTGAGCCTGTGATTGAATTCTACCTGCCTGACCTCAATATCACCATCAATGGAACCAATAACCGCTTCAGCTACTACATGCACACAGATGGGTACACGTCCACTGGCATGATCAAGCTCCGTGACAAGGGTGAAAGGGGAAACAACGGGGATACAGCTGTCCATGTGCACTGTAGCATCAGCAATATGTATGGCTCCGAGACATTCCGCTTGGAACTGCAGCAGGAGA AAAAGTACATGATGGCCGTGATAGTGGGGACTATTGGAGGTGTGGCAGTAATCGCCTTTATCATCGCAGCTGTGAGATACGTCGGTCAGAACAATAAAAA